One Fuerstiella marisgermanici DNA window includes the following coding sequences:
- a CDS encoding ISAs1 family transposase, whose translation MSTVELAVTQELTGNIVHYFDQLKDPRSNINRLHLLGDVIVIAICGVLANADGPSAIAEWARLNADGLQKHLALPHGIPKKDTYRRVLSLLKPNDFQACFVQWIESLEGLSDEQKEGYRKQIAIDGKALRRSHDKKNGLGALFIVSAWASDQGISLGQVATEEKSNEITAIPKLLNEINIDEAIITIDAAGCQKNIAQQIVSGNADYVLALKGNQPKLYEVVQKFFLDHLEDDFARYPVSRYEETEKGHGRQEQRIYYQATVPVDFDVGHKWAGLKTIGTAIRMYEQDGIHHSDVRYYISSLRRKGELFATTVRGHWAIENTLHWSLDMTYREDESRVRNRIFANNLSWLRRLTLSLIKKHPGKQSNVMKRRMAGWNIDYLMQILTGKTT comes from the coding sequence ATGTCGACAGTTGAACTGGCGGTCACCCAGGAGCTGACAGGAAACATTGTTCATTACTTTGATCAATTGAAAGACCCGCGTTCCAACATCAATCGTCTGCATCTGCTTGGTGATGTGATTGTGATCGCCATTTGCGGAGTGCTGGCCAACGCCGACGGCCCCAGTGCGATTGCGGAATGGGCGCGACTGAATGCCGATGGCCTGCAGAAACACCTGGCACTTCCGCATGGCATTCCGAAAAAAGATACGTACCGGCGCGTCCTTTCTCTCCTGAAGCCGAACGACTTTCAAGCGTGCTTCGTGCAATGGATTGAATCGCTGGAAGGACTTTCCGACGAACAGAAAGAAGGCTACAGAAAACAGATTGCGATTGATGGCAAAGCACTCCGTCGATCACATGACAAAAAGAATGGGCTGGGTGCGTTGTTCATCGTGAGTGCGTGGGCTTCTGATCAGGGGATTTCTCTGGGACAGGTGGCGACGGAAGAGAAGTCGAACGAGATCACCGCGATCCCGAAATTACTGAACGAAATCAATATCGATGAGGCGATCATTACGATTGACGCAGCGGGTTGTCAAAAAAACATTGCGCAGCAGATCGTGTCTGGCAATGCAGACTATGTGTTAGCCCTGAAAGGCAACCAACCGAAACTCTATGAGGTCGTGCAGAAGTTTTTTCTCGATCACCTGGAGGATGACTTCGCTCGCTATCCCGTCAGTCGCTATGAAGAAACAGAGAAGGGACACGGTCGGCAGGAACAGAGAATCTACTATCAGGCGACCGTGCCTGTCGATTTTGACGTGGGCCACAAATGGGCCGGACTCAAGACCATCGGAACGGCGATCCGAATGTACGAGCAGGACGGCATTCATCATTCTGACGTTCGCTACTACATCAGCAGTCTGCGTCGCAAAGGCGAGCTGTTCGCAACAACGGTTCGTGGTCACTGGGCCATAGAAAACACGCTGCACTGGAGTCTCGACATGACCTACCGCGAGGATGAGAGTCGAGTCCGAAACCGAATCTTCGCGAACAATTTGTCATGGCTCAGACGACTCACACTCAGCCTCATCAAGAAACATCCTGGCAAACAAAGCAACGTCATGAAAAGAAGAATGGCCGGATGGAACATTGACTATTTGATGCAAATCCTTACCGGCAAAACAACTTAG
- a CDS encoding amidohydrolase family protein, translating to MQLGLPAANLLQSYRIWDSYFTPSFGHPGADGSLRLFADVERSMPAIRAGRFEKLCYFAHVGVGTTTDPVFEKLVRSKPDIVLKPLQRWPKLLLGMIQLNANDVAGSLDAINRWIADGPMLGVYFPGGGPAALTCNHRKFDRLVERVSELNAVIMQHTWFKTGGKQSEGESTPSELAELAARHPQQKFISAHAGGEWQRGIRAVQSSPNVLVETSGFDATAGFIEMAVRELGAERIVFGSHLPSRSLGTELSKVTAAEISDADRRLILGENYRTLLGRT from the coding sequence ATGCAGCTTGGCCTTCCCGCAGCGAATCTGTTGCAGAGCTATCGCATCTGGGATTCTTACTTCACGCCCTCTTTCGGGCATCCCGGTGCTGACGGAAGTCTTCGCCTGTTTGCCGATGTTGAACGTTCGATGCCTGCGATTCGAGCGGGCCGGTTTGAGAAGCTATGTTATTTCGCTCACGTCGGCGTGGGGACCACAACCGATCCTGTGTTCGAAAAGCTGGTTCGCAGCAAGCCTGACATCGTCCTGAAGCCGTTGCAGCGCTGGCCGAAACTGCTGTTGGGCATGATTCAGCTTAATGCAAACGATGTTGCCGGTTCGCTGGATGCTATCAACCGCTGGATCGCTGACGGCCCGATGCTGGGTGTTTACTTTCCCGGTGGAGGACCGGCGGCTTTAACATGCAATCACCGCAAGTTCGATCGCCTTGTCGAACGTGTGTCGGAACTGAATGCCGTCATCATGCAGCACACGTGGTTCAAGACCGGAGGCAAGCAAAGCGAAGGCGAATCGACACCATCCGAGTTAGCCGAACTGGCGGCTCGGCACCCGCAGCAAAAATTCATCAGTGCCCATGCCGGCGGTGAGTGGCAGCGCGGGATTCGAGCGGTCCAGTCATCGCCCAACGTGCTTGTGGAAACCAGCGGCTTCGACGCCACCGCTGGCTTTATTGAAATGGCAGTCCGAGAACTCGGCGCGGAACGAATCGTGTTCGGCAGCCATTTACCGTCGCGTTCGTTGGGCACAGAACTTAGCAAAGTTACGGCAGCAGAGATCTCTGATGCCGATCGGCGACTGATTTTGGGTGAGAACTACCGGACGCTGTTGGGCCGAACATAA
- a CDS encoding sigma-54-dependent transcriptional regulator: MAQLLVIDDEPSILHAFRRVFDDPQLELLTAETAAAGEHIVREDLPDVVVLDLNLPDRSGLQCFERIKEIDPRIPVIFITGHGTVESAIEATKHGAFDYLFKPLELSELKAIVAKALRLSEMMKTTPVVNPDNNSGVAGKQAMVGRCEAMQEIYKAIGRVAAKDITVLIQGESGTGKELVAKALYKHSLRSKGPFRALNCAAIPESLLESELFGHEKGAFTGADRRRIGHFEQANHGTLFLDEVGDMSAMTQSKLLRVLQERTLERVGGSETISVDVRVIAATNLDLEKLVGEGKFRSDLFFRLRDFTINLPPLRERGDDIQMLVEHFLCKHSAALGKNVTQVAESTMDVLRAAPWPGNVRELESAIKQSLLNTPGAVLLPECLPPSLGGSEKHADGHSFQLQKLIEDHLREDGATDLYAKVISNAERELFTTVLKHTSGNQVHASAILGISRVTLRNKLRTFGINAADFDVAGR; this comes from the coding sequence ATGGCGCAGCTGCTTGTGATTGATGACGAACCGTCCATTCTGCATGCCTTCCGTCGAGTCTTTGATGACCCACAGTTGGAATTGTTGACGGCGGAAACGGCGGCGGCCGGCGAGCATATCGTTCGTGAAGACCTTCCGGACGTTGTCGTCCTTGATTTGAATCTTCCCGATCGATCCGGACTGCAATGCTTCGAGCGCATCAAGGAAATCGATCCTCGCATTCCCGTGATCTTCATCACTGGACATGGCACCGTCGAAAGTGCAATCGAAGCCACGAAGCACGGAGCATTCGATTATCTCTTCAAGCCGCTGGAGCTTTCCGAACTAAAAGCCATAGTCGCGAAGGCACTCCGCCTAAGCGAGATGATGAAGACCACACCGGTCGTGAATCCGGACAACAACAGCGGCGTCGCCGGTAAGCAGGCGATGGTCGGTCGCTGCGAAGCTATGCAGGAAATTTACAAAGCGATCGGGCGAGTTGCTGCGAAAGACATCACGGTATTGATCCAGGGCGAGAGCGGCACCGGTAAGGAACTGGTTGCGAAAGCCCTGTACAAACACAGCCTCCGCAGCAAGGGGCCGTTCCGAGCACTCAACTGCGCCGCGATTCCCGAATCGCTGTTGGAAAGTGAACTTTTCGGTCACGAAAAAGGTGCGTTTACCGGAGCCGACCGTCGCCGCATTGGACATTTCGAACAGGCCAACCATGGCACCCTGTTTTTGGACGAAGTGGGCGATATGTCTGCGATGACGCAGTCAAAGCTGTTAAGAGTTCTGCAGGAACGCACTCTGGAACGCGTCGGTGGCAGCGAAACTATCAGTGTGGATGTCCGCGTTATTGCGGCCACGAATCTGGACCTCGAAAAACTGGTCGGAGAAGGGAAGTTTCGTTCAGATCTGTTCTTCCGATTGCGAGACTTCACAATCAATTTGCCGCCACTTCGCGAACGCGGCGACGACATTCAGATGCTTGTCGAACACTTCCTTTGCAAACACAGTGCAGCTCTTGGCAAGAATGTCACGCAGGTTGCTGAGTCCACGATGGACGTACTGCGAGCCGCTCCCTGGCCCGGCAATGTGCGGGAACTGGAAAGCGCAATCAAGCAGTCGCTTCTGAACACGCCCGGAGCAGTCCTGCTGCCGGAATGCCTTCCCCCATCACTCGGCGGCTCAGAAAAACACGCCGATGGGCATTCGTTTCAGCTACAGAAACTGATCGAAGATCACTTGCGTGAAGACGGCGCGACCGACTTGTATGCCAAGGTGATTTCAAATGCCGAACGCGAGCTGTTCACGACCGTCCTGAAGCATACGTCTGGAAACCAGGTCCATGCCTCCGCGATTCTCGGGATCTCCCGAGTCACTCTTCGGAACAAGCTGCGAACGTTCGGAATTAATGCGGCTGATTTCGACGTCGCGGGGAGATAG
- a CDS encoding two-component system sensor histidine kinase NtrB: protein MSGEILDRRSLALSGLRMRREPSPRSTSRNSILLQLLTTPWRILGLVLVVVFAVEAVVMLLLPRLLPADLPGIWEALIDSALLTATCAPLLWWVIISPLRRVALEAQALSSTIVENAGDGIVTVDPFGKVLSYNSAAHQLFGRAAEEILAQPIEQLLPDIRLTTTTVGEAVSTTGRRQTGDDFPASVSVRKIGEGDQSALVIIVRDLTEAHRAEIARTTAAREQEALRAQQMATLAQLATGVAHEIRNPLTAIKMLIQSTQTDGDSTTLPTEDVQIVEDQIRRMEQSVNALLDFARPSPVERKSLVLRELIPNVIRLLEGQAKKQGVELQFEEVVGDLVLNADRDQLQQLILNLGLNALNVMPNGGTLAFSLRNHGDGMACVLVSDTGPGIAADIFDDIFQPFFTTRKQGVGLGLNICRRIAEEHGGSLTAANGPSGGAVFELCLPSAGHSTEGNH, encoded by the coding sequence ATGTCCGGTGAAATATTGGACCGACGGTCCCTTGCACTGTCCGGACTACGAATGCGACGCGAACCGTCACCACGATCCACCTCACGCAACAGCATCCTGCTGCAATTGTTGACCACTCCCTGGCGAATTCTGGGACTGGTTTTGGTGGTGGTGTTCGCTGTCGAAGCCGTCGTGATGCTTCTGCTGCCCAGGCTGTTGCCAGCGGACTTGCCGGGAATTTGGGAAGCACTTATCGATTCCGCATTGCTGACCGCGACGTGTGCTCCATTGCTTTGGTGGGTCATCATCAGTCCGCTGCGGCGAGTTGCCCTTGAAGCTCAGGCCCTTTCCAGCACCATCGTCGAAAACGCTGGCGACGGAATTGTGACCGTCGATCCGTTCGGCAAAGTGCTGTCCTATAACTCGGCGGCTCACCAGTTGTTTGGCCGCGCCGCGGAAGAGATTCTGGCACAGCCAATCGAACAGCTTCTTCCGGACATCCGTCTGACCACCACCACCGTCGGTGAAGCCGTGTCGACGACCGGACGACGCCAAACGGGAGACGACTTTCCAGCATCTGTGTCTGTGAGAAAGATTGGCGAAGGCGACCAGTCGGCGCTGGTTATCATCGTGCGTGACCTGACGGAGGCCCATCGCGCCGAAATCGCTCGTACAACGGCTGCACGCGAACAGGAAGCATTGCGAGCCCAACAAATGGCGACGCTCGCGCAACTGGCCACTGGCGTCGCTCACGAGATTCGTAATCCGTTGACGGCGATCAAGATGTTGATCCAAAGCACTCAAACGGATGGTGACAGCACAACTCTACCAACTGAAGATGTTCAAATCGTGGAAGATCAAATTCGACGCATGGAACAATCGGTGAACGCTCTACTCGATTTTGCCAGGCCGTCGCCAGTGGAAAGAAAATCGCTGGTTTTGCGAGAACTGATTCCCAATGTAATTCGTCTGCTTGAGGGGCAGGCGAAAAAACAGGGTGTGGAACTTCAGTTTGAAGAAGTCGTTGGCGACCTCGTGCTGAATGCTGATCGTGACCAGCTCCAGCAGTTGATTCTGAATCTGGGGCTCAATGCACTTAACGTGATGCCAAACGGCGGCACGTTAGCGTTTAGTCTGAGAAATCATGGTGACGGGATGGCGTGCGTGCTGGTGTCCGACACTGGTCCCGGCATCGCGGCGGATATTTTCGATGACATCTTTCAACCATTTTTCACCACCAGAAAGCAGGGAGTTGGATTGGGGTTGAACATCTGCCGGCGGATCGCAGAAGAACACGGTGGCTCTTTGACAGCTGCAAATGGCCCGTCTGGCGGAGCGGTCTTCGAACTGTGTTTACCATCAGCAGGCCATTCGACGGAAGGAAACCACTAA
- a CDS encoding efflux RND transporter periplasmic adaptor subunit, translating into MSNPKVKPASRVSSIVSKAMTGLFLAAVVVGGWFAVRSLNSPDTSEPSAESDAGTPSVESEFTLPAKKVAKARFTTANSNIRKIEDIRTVSGRLTYDQARHIEVKTPVSGVLVDVMVKPGDIVTERQLLAIIDSPEIGKARAAVLSEQSKQKVILKHIQRLEEVTNNLRSLFVMLDKNAALDEVEKQFSDKSLGSYRQEIIAAYSQRFLSNQLVTAARPLVETGSLPLRTLRERENDRHVADAEFRSARETTAYDIGVRMQQLEADRNNADRQVMIAQNHLKTLLGFEDDEGMEMTTESLSRMEVRAPFAGTVEARFFARRERVEQSDSMFVLANTDSLYVSADIRENEWAAMAIKPGQDVTVVAPAIPGRSFTAKVHYIGREVAVESNSLPLVATISNEDGLLRPGMFVRVSLPVAQSDDVVAVRTESVMQHENEKFVFVSLDDQTFRRVDVQTGVNNEEWVEIKEGLQAGEPVVAGGAFLLKSELLLAGEEE; encoded by the coding sequence ATGTCGAATCCTAAAGTGAAACCTGCGTCTCGTGTGTCTTCTATCGTTTCCAAAGCGATGACCGGACTGTTTCTCGCTGCCGTCGTGGTTGGTGGTTGGTTTGCCGTTCGGTCGTTGAATTCTCCGGATACGAGCGAACCCTCGGCTGAAAGCGATGCGGGAACACCATCTGTGGAATCAGAATTTACGCTGCCCGCGAAGAAGGTTGCGAAAGCCCGTTTTACAACAGCCAACTCCAACATCAGAAAGATCGAAGATATCCGTACGGTGTCGGGGCGTTTGACCTATGACCAAGCTCGCCATATCGAAGTCAAAACGCCCGTATCGGGAGTTCTTGTCGACGTGATGGTCAAGCCTGGCGATATTGTCACAGAACGCCAGCTACTCGCGATTATTGACAGCCCGGAGATCGGCAAAGCCAGAGCGGCCGTATTGAGTGAACAATCGAAACAGAAGGTCATTCTGAAGCACATCCAGCGACTCGAGGAAGTGACGAACAATCTTCGAAGTCTGTTTGTCATGCTCGACAAAAACGCAGCTCTGGACGAAGTCGAAAAGCAATTCAGCGACAAATCTCTGGGCTCGTATCGTCAGGAAATCATTGCGGCATATTCCCAACGATTTCTGTCCAATCAACTGGTAACGGCCGCGCGGCCACTGGTCGAAACCGGGTCGCTGCCGCTTCGTACGTTGCGAGAACGCGAGAACGACCGGCACGTTGCAGACGCTGAGTTTCGTTCGGCCCGCGAAACAACGGCCTACGATATCGGCGTCCGCATGCAGCAACTGGAAGCCGATCGCAACAACGCCGATCGTCAGGTCATGATCGCTCAAAACCATCTGAAGACATTGCTCGGGTTCGAAGATGATGAAGGGATGGAAATGACAACCGAATCGCTGTCCCGCATGGAAGTCCGAGCTCCCTTTGCCGGTACGGTGGAAGCTCGGTTCTTCGCCAGGCGGGAGCGTGTTGAGCAGTCGGATTCGATGTTTGTTCTGGCCAACACAGATTCGTTGTATGTGTCGGCTGATATCCGCGAAAACGAATGGGCGGCGATGGCTATCAAGCCCGGGCAGGACGTCACTGTAGTCGCGCCCGCAATTCCCGGACGGTCGTTTACCGCGAAGGTCCATTACATCGGTCGTGAGGTTGCCGTCGAAAGCAATTCGCTGCCGTTGGTGGCCACGATTTCAAACGAAGACGGTCTGCTGCGACCGGGCATGTTTGTCAGAGTCTCGCTCCCGGTTGCGCAATCTGATGATGTGGTTGCGGTGCGTACCGAATCCGTGATGCAACACGAAAACGAAAAATTCGTATTCGTCTCCCTGGACGATCAAACGTTTCGGCGAGTCGACGTGCAGACTGGCGTCAACAACGAAGAGTGGGTCGAGATCAAAGAAGGCCTTCAGGCGGGTGAACCGGTCGTTGCCGGTGGCGCGTTCCTGCTGAAGTCGGAACTGCTGCTCGCGGGCGAAGAAGAATAG
- a CDS encoding efflux RND transporter permease subunit, whose amino-acid sequence MLTKLIELSLTNRMLVLILVFLMACGGIYSAIHLPIDAVPDMTNVQVQVVTDAGSLSPIEVEQYVTYPVEAVMGGLPDVEELRSVSKFGISVVTIVFQEGTDIYRARQLVTERLNDAADSIPPGYGTPAMGPLTTALGEILQFEVRSDNHNPMELRTILEWDVAPKLREVSGVTEINTHGGYYKTFEVQPDPNRLTSYGISLQLLFERLQQNNATAGGGYVVHNGEQRFIRGVALLKNEQDIRNVVVRREADGTPILVKDIASVTIAPMTRQGAVTRDGRGEAVTGLVMMLIGENSREVVVAAKERLIEIEKTLPHGVTLEVTYDRAALIGRTLDTVVRNLFEGGIFVIVILLLMLGSFRAGLVVALAIPLSMLFATNLMHFFGITASLMSLGAIDFGLIVDSSVIMIENCIHRLSKNNEGTPHIDVIRDAAVEVRKPTMFGELIISVVYLPILLLQGTEGKLFRPMALTVLFALAGSMILSMTLMPALASLCLPKKMKEKDIFLIRWLKFVYEPIVTRAIRHPFVTVATALTVFAVSIPVAMNLGAEFMPRLEEGDLLIEASRLPSATLEGSIEMSTQIEEIVGAFPEVQTVFCKTGRPEIANDVMGVHQTDVWVLLNPVEEWPQPKTRDELIQEMSDLLNDQVPGVAFGFTQPIEMRVDELVAGVKADVAVLLYGDDLQVLADKSKEIEAVLRQIPGAVDVKADYQANLATLTIKTKPEKLAMYGIDAQTVLDVVSSLGGHPVGQIFEGRSRFPILVRIPEKWRKKVSLLKQLPVSDAGGKPIPLSELADITMEETPPTIEHDANRRRTFISANVRGRDVATFVTEAQRTVDEKIDMPAGYEIRWGGDFENLQSASKRLMIITPIVLIIILLLLHTSLGSARLAMLIFLAVPMAASGGIFALYLRGLPFSISAGVGFIALFGVAVLNGLVWVSAAEHLRHTGLPLLDVSHETALARLRPVLMTALVASLGFLPMALSTGDGAEMQRPLATVVIGGLVTSTLLTSLVIPCIYPWFSRGLHLPHLTHHGVPEDE is encoded by the coding sequence ATGCTGACGAAACTTATCGAGCTGTCGCTGACCAATCGAATGCTGGTGCTGATCCTGGTGTTCCTGATGGCTTGCGGCGGAATATATTCGGCCATTCATCTGCCCATCGACGCCGTCCCCGACATGACGAACGTGCAGGTGCAAGTGGTCACCGACGCGGGTTCGCTTTCTCCGATCGAAGTCGAACAGTACGTCACCTATCCCGTAGAAGCCGTCATGGGAGGGTTGCCCGACGTTGAAGAACTACGAAGCGTTTCGAAGTTCGGGATCTCCGTTGTGACGATCGTGTTTCAGGAAGGCACCGATATCTATCGAGCTCGCCAGTTGGTGACCGAACGTCTAAACGATGCGGCCGACAGCATTCCGCCGGGCTACGGCACGCCCGCCATGGGTCCGCTCACAACTGCGCTTGGCGAGATCCTGCAGTTCGAAGTTCGCAGCGACAACCATAATCCGATGGAACTGCGCACGATTCTGGAATGGGATGTCGCCCCCAAACTGCGTGAAGTTAGCGGCGTAACGGAAATCAACACACACGGCGGCTACTACAAAACGTTTGAAGTTCAGCCCGACCCAAATCGCCTCACCAGTTACGGAATCTCGCTGCAACTTCTGTTTGAACGCCTGCAGCAAAACAACGCTACGGCCGGCGGTGGTTACGTCGTCCACAACGGCGAACAGAGATTTATTCGCGGTGTCGCATTGCTGAAGAACGAACAGGACATTCGCAACGTTGTTGTCCGTCGCGAAGCCGATGGCACGCCGATTCTGGTGAAAGACATCGCAAGCGTCACCATCGCGCCGATGACGCGTCAAGGAGCGGTCACGCGCGACGGCCGTGGCGAAGCGGTGACCGGACTGGTCATGATGCTGATTGGCGAGAACTCCCGCGAAGTCGTCGTGGCTGCAAAAGAGCGACTCATCGAGATCGAGAAGACGCTGCCGCACGGCGTGACGCTGGAAGTGACCTATGACCGAGCTGCGTTGATCGGGCGCACGCTGGACACTGTCGTGCGCAATCTGTTCGAAGGTGGTATCTTCGTGATTGTGATCCTACTGCTGATGCTCGGAAGTTTTCGAGCCGGCCTGGTGGTGGCACTGGCGATTCCGCTATCGATGCTGTTTGCTACCAACCTGATGCACTTCTTCGGAATCACGGCAAGCCTCATGAGCCTGGGTGCCATCGACTTTGGATTAATTGTCGATAGTTCCGTGATCATGATCGAAAACTGCATTCACCGTCTGTCAAAGAACAACGAAGGCACGCCACACATTGATGTCATTCGCGACGCAGCCGTGGAAGTGCGTAAGCCGACGATGTTTGGCGAACTAATTATTTCCGTCGTCTATCTTCCCATTCTGTTGCTGCAGGGCACGGAAGGAAAACTGTTTCGCCCGATGGCACTGACGGTGTTGTTCGCTCTGGCCGGGTCCATGATTCTGTCGATGACGCTGATGCCCGCGTTGGCTTCGTTGTGTCTGCCAAAGAAGATGAAGGAAAAGGACATCTTCCTGATTCGCTGGCTGAAGTTCGTCTACGAACCAATCGTCACGCGAGCGATCCGCCACCCGTTTGTGACAGTCGCGACAGCATTGACGGTGTTTGCCGTCAGCATTCCCGTCGCAATGAATCTCGGTGCGGAATTTATGCCGCGGCTTGAAGAAGGTGACCTTCTGATTGAAGCGTCTCGCCTGCCAAGTGCGACGCTGGAAGGTTCGATTGAGATGTCGACACAGATCGAAGAAATTGTCGGCGCGTTTCCTGAAGTGCAAACGGTGTTCTGTAAAACCGGTCGACCGGAAATCGCAAACGACGTGATGGGCGTGCATCAGACCGACGTTTGGGTGCTGTTGAATCCCGTTGAAGAATGGCCGCAGCCAAAAACGCGCGACGAGCTAATTCAGGAAATGTCAGACTTGTTAAACGATCAGGTCCCCGGCGTCGCGTTCGGGTTCACTCAGCCGATTGAAATGCGTGTCGATGAACTGGTCGCCGGTGTCAAAGCCGATGTCGCCGTGCTGCTGTACGGAGACGATCTGCAGGTGCTGGCCGATAAGAGCAAAGAAATTGAAGCAGTGTTGCGACAGATTCCTGGTGCTGTGGATGTGAAAGCCGACTACCAGGCGAATCTGGCAACGCTGACCATCAAGACGAAACCCGAAAAGTTGGCGATGTATGGAATAGACGCTCAGACCGTTCTGGATGTTGTTTCATCGCTGGGCGGCCATCCTGTTGGGCAGATATTCGAAGGCCGATCGCGGTTTCCAATTCTGGTTCGCATTCCGGAAAAATGGCGGAAGAAGGTTTCGCTGCTAAAACAGCTGCCCGTTTCAGATGCGGGCGGCAAACCCATTCCGTTAAGCGAGCTGGCCGACATTACGATGGAAGAAACTCCTCCGACCATCGAACACGACGCCAACCGCCGTCGCACGTTCATCTCGGCGAACGTTCGAGGTCGCGACGTCGCCACGTTTGTGACAGAAGCTCAGCGAACGGTTGATGAAAAGATCGACATGCCGGCAGGCTACGAAATCCGCTGGGGAGGCGACTTCGAAAACCTTCAGTCCGCCAGCAAACGACTGATGATCATCACCCCGATCGTGCTGATCATTATCCTGCTTCTGCTGCACACCAGTCTCGGTTCGGCTCGCCTTGCCATGTTGATTTTCCTTGCCGTGCCGATGGCCGCTTCGGGAGGTATTTTTGCGTTGTACCTGCGAGGCCTTCCGTTCAGTATTTCTGCGGGGGTCGGCTTCATCGCCTTGTTTGGTGTTGCAGTTTTGAATGGCCTAGTGTGGGTGAGTGCGGCCGAACACTTGCGTCACACCGGACTTCCGCTACTGGACGTCAGTCATGAAACCGCGTTGGCACGCCTTCGCCCGGTGTTGATGACCGCGCTGGTGGCAAGTCTCGGTTTCCTGCCGATGGCATTGTCCACTGGCGACGGAGCCGAAATGCAGCGGCCACTGGCAACTGTGGTTATCGGCGGCTTGGTGACGTCAACTCTGCTGACATCACTCGTCATTCCGTGCATCTACCCATGGTTCTCGCGGGGCCTGCACCTTCCCCATCTGACGCACCACGGCGTTCCTGAAGACGAATAG